Proteins found in one Muntiacus reevesi chromosome 2, mMunRee1.1, whole genome shotgun sequence genomic segment:
- the LOC136157495 gene encoding galactoside-binding soluble lectin 13-like has product MASLPIPYYQSVSLSVGYMVKIKGNFQFPCGGNPELVVEFCTGIEEDSDIAFHFRLYNSMVVMNSFQDGKWQEEKRVSSDNFVLGHSFELRFLVLENGYQVFLNNKSILIFAHCLPLQSVKMLKVRGDVVLTSVDTL; this is encoded by the exons ATGGCCTCCTTG CCGATCCCCTACTACCAGTCTGTTTCCCTGTCTGTGGGTTACATGGTGAAGATCAAGGGAAATTTTCAGTTTCCTTGTGG GGGGAACCCAGAGCTTGTGGTGGAATTCTGCACAGGTATTGAGGAAGACAGCGACATTGCATTCCATTTCCGACTCTACAACAGCATGGTGGTGATGAACAGTTTCCAGGACGGGAaatggcaggaggaaaagagagtgTCTTCTGACAATTTCGTTTTAGGCCATTCATTTGAGTTGCGATTCTTGGTGCTGGAGAACGGATACCAG GTGTTTCTGAATAACAAGTCCATCCTCATCTTTGCCCACTGCCTGCCTCTACAGTCTGTGAAAATGCTGAAGGTGAGGGGAGATGTTGTGCTGACTTCAGTGGATACGTTGTAA